The following coding sequences are from one Candidatus Bathyarchaeota archaeon window:
- a CDS encoding MBL fold metallo-hydrolase: MVRLHFLGGTREVGRNAILLESDRARLLLDYGVKLNDAPEFPAHIRATDIDGIIIAHCHLDHSGGTPIFYLSERKPFFATPLTAELTKILIKDFLKLSSYFLPFEYLELEKMMRQRNDIGYGTEVKFKDVNFRFLNAGHIPGSAMVELEAEGKRILYTGDFNTIKTRLVQEAKIPRRSYDAVIIESTYATTDHPERRTLEEEFIREVRCVLDNEGKVLIPAFAVGRSQEMMSILNAYGLGSKAVVDGMARLVNEALINHPDYLRDPKTFIKVVNEIREIRGWRDRREALKKNSIIVSPSGMLEGGNALFYMEHLALEEENAIFLVSFQIPGSGGAKLLETGMFTIKGRDEAVRARVKRFDFSSHAGKTQLEEFLKGLEGKPNVYVIHGEPQNCEALAQFARDELGLNSVAPNQGESFTV; this comes from the coding sequence ATGGTGAGACTGCATTTCCTAGGGGGAACCCGAGAGGTCGGGAGGAACGCGATACTCCTAGAGTCCGATAGGGCCCGCCTCCTCCTGGATTACGGCGTCAAGCTGAACGACGCCCCAGAGTTCCCAGCCCATATCAGGGCTACGGATATAGACGGCATAATAATAGCCCATTGCCACCTAGACCACTCGGGTGGGACCCCGATATTCTACCTCTCTGAGAGGAAGCCCTTCTTCGCCACCCCGTTGACGGCCGAGCTCACGAAGATCCTGATAAAGGACTTCCTTAAACTCAGCAGCTACTTCCTCCCCTTCGAGTACCTTGAGCTGGAGAAGATGATGAGGCAGAGGAATGACATAGGCTACGGGACGGAGGTAAAGTTCAAGGATGTTAACTTCAGGTTCCTCAACGCAGGGCACATCCCGGGGAGCGCAATGGTCGAGTTAGAAGCGGAAGGTAAGAGGATCCTGTACACGGGAGACTTTAACACGATAAAGACCAGGCTGGTTCAGGAGGCCAAGATCCCGAGGAGATCATATGACGCCGTCATAATCGAGAGCACATATGCAACTACAGACCACCCCGAGAGGAGGACTCTAGAGGAGGAGTTCATAAGGGAGGTCAGGTGCGTGCTTGACAATGAGGGAAAGGTCCTTATCCCAGCCTTCGCGGTGGGGAGGTCCCAGGAGATGATGAGCATCCTTAACGCGTATGGGCTCGGCTCCAAGGCCGTAGTGGATGGGATGGCGAGGCTGGTGAACGAGGCCCTCATCAACCACCCGGACTATCTCAGGGACCCGAAGACCTTCATAAAGGTGGTCAACGAGATTAGGGAGATCAGGGGATGGAGGGATAGGAGGGAGGCCCTCAAGAAGAACAGTATAATCGTCTCACCATCGGGGATGCTCGAGGGCGGCAACGCCCTCTTCTACATGGAGCACCTAGCCCTGGAGGAGGAGAACGCCATATTCCTTGTAAGCTTTCAGATCCCCGGAAGTGGGGGGGCAAAACTGCTGGAGACCGGGATGTTCACCATAAAGGGGAGGGATGAGGCGGTGAGGGCCAGGGTCAAGAGGTTCGACTTCTCATCCCATGCTGGAAAGACCCAGCTAGAGGAGTTCCTGAAGGGGCTGGAGGGGAAGCCTAATGTCTATGTTATCCACGGTGAGCCCCAGAACTGCGAGGCTCTAGCCCAGTTTGCGAGAGATGAACTCGGCCTGAACTCGGTGGCGCCGAACCAAGGGGAGAGCTTCACAGTATAA
- a CDS encoding MarR family transcriptional regulator, which produces MVGLPLSRRLLSITVFLMFISWTAEAQLGYSPRSLIFRAYIDGGVYVEYTVFVDATRVRVNITLFGTEFQELTVEDQEGLPLFYTPIEGGLTVDTLGSTTVTISYLTFDLTNKTGRIWTLSAQAPTSAVVVLPRNSTVVGLGAIPLSIGSLDGSPVLTMPEGHIEVSYIISLEGTRERALLAIDEAEATIKAVEARGVVAKEAEALLKEAQAAFKAGDYSGAERLSEKAKASALEAEKAASAALKAIEDASSKIEAARREGRTIGLEGAESLLKQAEEAYRIGDYGKSEALAGQAEAAAAMARAPLSPLLPLSIGAASAIIIGAILYILRRRRTKRAGKPEGLSLEEFLERRPDLRFEDREVLRFLAESGDEAFASEIRERFNMPRTSAWRLIRRLRKEGLVEVEEVGGQTLVKLKKRGRGK; this is translated from the coding sequence TTGGTCGGATTGCCCTTGTCGAGGAGGCTGCTCTCGATAACAGTATTCCTGATGTTTATATCTTGGACCGCCGAGGCTCAGCTGGGCTATTCTCCTAGGAGCCTTATATTCAGGGCTTACATAGATGGAGGAGTCTATGTTGAATACACAGTCTTCGTCGACGCGACCAGGGTTAGGGTGAACATAACCCTCTTCGGAACCGAGTTCCAAGAATTGACCGTCGAGGACCAAGAGGGACTGCCTCTATTTTACACGCCGATTGAGGGGGGCTTGACTGTGGATACCCTCGGCTCCACTACTGTTACAATATCTTACCTGACCTTCGACCTCACCAACAAGACAGGCAGGATCTGGACCTTATCGGCGCAGGCTCCCACCTCCGCGGTGGTTGTTCTGCCACGTAACTCCACGGTTGTGGGCCTAGGAGCAATCCCCCTCTCCATAGGCAGCCTGGATGGGAGCCCGGTTCTCACAATGCCGGAGGGGCATATTGAGGTCTCTTATATAATCAGCCTCGAGGGTACTAGGGAGCGGGCCCTCCTCGCCATCGATGAGGCCGAGGCGACTATTAAGGCCGTGGAGGCAAGGGGTGTAGTCGCAAAGGAGGCAGAAGCCCTATTAAAGGAGGCCCAGGCGGCCTTCAAGGCGGGCGACTACTCAGGGGCTGAGAGGCTCTCGGAGAAGGCGAAGGCCTCAGCCCTAGAGGCCGAGAAGGCGGCTTCAGCCGCCTTAAAGGCGATTGAGGATGCCTCCAGTAAGATCGAGGCCGCTAGAAGGGAGGGCAGGACCATTGGCCTAGAGGGGGCGGAGAGCCTCCTGAAGCAGGCGGAGGAGGCCTACAGGATTGGGGATTACGGGAAGTCTGAGGCCTTGGCTGGACAGGCTGAGGCCGCCGCAGCAATGGCTCGGGCCCCCTTAAGCCCCCTCCTCCCACTATCCATAGGAGCAGCCTCAGCGATCATCATAGGAGCCATCCTGTACATCCTCAGGAGGAGGAGAACGAAGAGGGCTGGGAAGCCTGAGGGTTTATCCCTTGAGGAGTTTTTGGAGAGGAGACCGGACCTCAGGTTCGAGGATAGGGAGGTTTTGAGGTTTCTGGCCGAGTCTGGGGATGAGGCCTTCGCCAGCGAGATAAGGGAGAGGTTCAATATGCCCAGGACAAGCGCCTGGAGGTTGATAAGGAGGCTGAGGAAGGAAGGCCTCGTAGAGGTGGAGGAGGTAGGGGGCCAGACCCTCGTGAAGCTGAAGAAGCGCGGGAGGGGAAAATGA
- a CDS encoding MFS transporter codes for MRSRQVVSLILLGTLSSFGVGLLGPIYPIFVVDRFSASLIDLGTLYTILCLTVAIFKVPAGRLVDKYGKVRIFFIGVLLSALASLSYIFASEISHLYIIEFTFGLSAALQRPSLLSLMADVGGEGKRGMLFGLFESSYDIAEALAALLAAFIVSRLGFESLFIICSGCQATSGLLMLKSGRRLGQ; via the coding sequence ATGAGGTCCAGGCAAGTAGTGTCCCTAATCCTGTTAGGGACGCTGAGCTCCTTCGGAGTGGGTTTACTTGGCCCCATATATCCCATATTCGTGGTTGACCGCTTCTCCGCCTCCCTCATAGATCTAGGAACCCTCTACACCATCCTCTGCCTGACCGTCGCCATATTCAAGGTGCCGGCGGGTAGGCTCGTAGACAAGTATGGGAAGGTCAGGATATTCTTCATAGGTGTCCTCCTCTCAGCCCTGGCCTCCCTCTCCTACATCTTCGCCTCAGAGATTTCACATCTCTACATCATAGAGTTCACCTTCGGCCTCTCAGCCGCCCTCCAGAGGCCCTCCCTCCTCAGCCTCATGGCCGATGTCGGAGGGGAAGGCAAGAGGGGCATGCTCTTCGGCCTCTTCGAGTCATCCTACGACATTGCGGAGGCCCTCGCAGCCCTTCTAGCAGCCTTCATAGTCAGCAGACTCGGGTTCGAGTCTCTATTCATCATCTGCTCAGGATGCCAGGCAACCTCTGGCCTCCTCATGCTCAAGTCTGGGAGGCGGTTAGGCCAGTAG